One Phoenix dactylifera cultivar Barhee BC4 chromosome 8, palm_55x_up_171113_PBpolish2nd_filt_p, whole genome shotgun sequence genomic window carries:
- the LOC103708769 gene encoding ABC transporter C family member 3-like isoform X3: MIVQEERIEKLRSWAFSDGMVASFSRFPLFGMPWDAGFLLRPLFIHGWLSVSCHLGLLLVLSCVWLCRRCKSRDSSKQRLENNRFLYSKLVLWTSLGLGVLNLFLCLFNYFWNQEGFWSHDRLAVQLDLSTRVVAWFAISAYLHFEFFYSREKKFPIFLRIWWVLFVLISCSSLVVDFLWLKNHGILQPHLWVLDFGSLFCGCFLGCAGFVGKRTLEGSPPLQEPLLSAGSVNGGSPNTSCTGDVSLFANAGFLSILTFSWMGPLLSVGHKKTLDLKDVPQLADTDSVNGIFPIFKSKLESYTKSGNEGSGSGGGGITTSRLAMALVFSVWEQVLLTALYALVYTVASYVGPYLIDFFVQYLNGSREFAHEGYLLVLAFVVAKLLECLSQRHWFFRLQQAGIKVRASLVAMIYQKGLTLSSHSRQSRTSGEIVNLMSVDADRVGLFSWYMHDLWMVVLQVTLALMILYSCLGLASLAALAAIFVVMLGNLPLGKVQENYQEKLMESKDVRMKATSEILRNIRILKLQGWEMKFLSRIIELRKTEANWLKKYVYAYGIIIFIFWGSPTFVAVVTFGACMLMGIPLESGKILSALATFRVLQEPIYNLPDTISMIIQTKVSLDRISSFLCLEDLQPDMVQRLPRGSSEVAIEVSNGSFSWDLSSEIPTLKDLNFQVLQGMSVAVCGTVGSGKSSLLSCILGEVPKISGTVKLCGTMAYVSQSPWIQSGKIQENILFGKEMDAEKYDKVLEACSLKKDLEILPFGDQTVIGERGINLSGGQKQRVQLARALYQDADIYLLDDPFSAVDAHTGSHLFKECLLGVLASKTVVYVTHQVEFLPSADLILVMKDGKIAQGGKYNDILNSGTEFMELVGAHKDALAALESMNLASNSLSSTMEGDSSDTEGSTQAPRKVEQKEAQNGKPDEVGTQKGQLVQEEEREKGKVGFLVYWRYITMVYKGALVPPILLAQILFQILQIGSNYWMAWAAPVSKDEEPHVNSAVLIYVYIALALGSAFCILIRSLLLVTAGYKTATLLFNKMHRCIFRAPMSFFDSTPTGRILNRASTDQNEVDTGIPFQIGAFAFSIIQLLGIIAVMSQVAWQVFIVFIPVIAACIWYQQYYIDTARELARLVGVCKAPIIQHFAESMSGSMTIRSFGHESRFVGTNFHLNDEYSRPKFYNAGAREWLCFRLDMLSSLTFAFSLVFLISVPKGVIDPGIAGLAVTYGLNLNMLQAWVIWTLCNLENKIISVERILQYTSIPSEPPVTIEANRPDCNWPSRGEVDLRDLQVRYGPHMPFVLRGLTCTFPGGMKTGIVGRTGSGKSTLIQTLFRIIDPTVGQIFIDGINISTIGLHDLRSRLSIIPQDPTMFEGTVRSNLDPLEEYTDEQIWEALDCCQLGEEVRKKELKLDSAVTENGENWSVGQRQLVCLGRVILKKSKVLVLDEATASVDTATDSLIQKTLRQQFSESTVVTIAHRITSVLDSDFVLLLDNGVIVEHDIPTRLLENKSSLFANLVSEYTMRSSSSFERPSNG, encoded by the exons ATGATCGTTCAAGAAGAAAGGATCGAAAAGCTGCGGTCTTGGGCTTTCTCTGACGGTATGGTGGCTTCTTTCTCGCGCTTTCCTTTGTTTGGAATGCCTTGGGATGCTGGATTCCTTCTCAGGCCCCTCTTTATTCATGGGTGGTTGTCTGTTTCTTGCCACCTCGGCCTCCTGCTAGTCCTGTCCTGCGTCTGGCTCTGTCGGAGGTGCAAGAGTCGAGACTCTAGCAAGCAGAGACTAGAAAACAATCGGTTTTTGTATTCAAAATTAGTCCTCTGGACCTCCCTGGGTCTGGGCGTGCTTAATCTCTTCCTCTGTCTTTTTAATTACTTCTGGAATCAGGAAGGGTTCTGGTCTCACGACCGGCTTGCTGTCCAGTTGGACTTGTCTACCAGAGTCGTTGCATGGTTCGCCATCTCCGCTTACCTGCACTTCGAGTTCTTCTATTCCAGGGAGAAGAAATTCCCCATCTTTCTTAGGATTTGGTGGGTTCTGTTCGTCCTGATATCTTGTTCTAGTCTTGTCGTAGACTTTCTCTGGCTCAAAAATCATGGAATTCTTCAGCCCCATCTGTGGGTGCTGGATTTTGGATCGCTCTTTTGCGGTTGTTTTCTTGGCTGTGCCGGGTTCGTCGGGAAGAGGACTCTCGAAGGGAGTCCTCCTCTTCAGGAGCCTCTGTTGAGCGCTGGTAGTGTCAATGGTGGGTCGCCCAATACCAGTTGCACCGGCGACGTCTCCCTTTTTGCAAATGCCGGTTTTCTCAGTATCCTTACCTTCTCTTGGATGGGTCCTTTGCTCTCCGTCGGTCATAAGAAGACGTTGGACCTCAAAGATGTTCCGCAGCTAGCTGATACTGATAGTGTTAATGGCATCTTCCCCATTTTCAAAAGCAAGCTCGAGTCATACACTAAAAGTGGTAACGAAGGGAGCGGAAGTGGCGGCGGCGGAATTACCACATCTAGATTAGCCATGGCACTAGTGTTCTCTGTCTGGGAGCAAGTCCTGCTGACGGCGTTGTACGCGCTCGTGTACACGGTTGCCTCGTACGTGGGTCCCTACCTCATCGATTTCTTTGTTCAGTACCTTAATGGCAGTCGGGAGTTTGCACATGAAGGATATCTTTTGGTGCTGGCATTCGTCGTGGCCAAGCTTCTCGAGTGCCTCTCGCAGAGGCACTGGTTTTTCAGACTGCAACAGGCCGGGATCAAGGTCCGGGCTTCACTTGTTGCTATGATCTACCAAAAGGGTCTTACTCTGTCGAGTCACTCGAGACAGAGCAGAACTAGTGGCGAGATCGTCAACTTAATGAGCGTCGATGCCGACAGAGTGGGGCTTTTCAGCTGGTACATGCATGATCTGTGGATGGTCGTTTTGCAAGTCACTTTGGCCTTGATGATCTTGTATTCTTGTCTGGGGCTTGCTTCACTTGCCGCTTTAGCAGCCATCTTTGTTGTCATGTTAGGCAATCTCCCACTGGGGAAGGTGCAAGAGAACTACCAGGAGAAGCTGATGGAGTCGAAAGACGTCAGGATGAAAGCTACTTCGGAGATCTTGAGAAATATTAGAATTCTCAAGCTTCAAGGCTGGGAGATGAAGTTCTTATCCAGAATAATCGAGTTAAGGAAAACTGAGGCGAATTGGTTGAAGAAATATGTCTACGCGTATGgcataataatatttattttctgGGGTTCGCCTACTTTTGTTGCAGTGGTCACCTTTGGAGCTTGTATGCTTATGGGGATACCATTAGAATCAGGAAAAATTCTGTCTGCACTTGCAACATTTAGAGTGTTGCAGGAGCCGATTTATAATCTTCCTGACACAATCTCAATGATTATTCAGACCAAAGTTTCCCTCGATAGAATTTCCTCATTCCTCTGCCTTGAGGACTTGCAGCCTGATATGGTACAGAGACTTCCAAGAGGCAGCTCCGAGGTTGCGATCGAAGTAAGCAATGGAAGCTTCTCCTGGGATCTCTCTTCTGAAATTCCCACTTTAAAAGATTTGAATTTTCAAGTATTGCAAGGGATGAGTGTCGCTGTTTGTGGAACTGTTGGCTCTGGTAAGTCGAGCTTGCTGTCCTGCATATTAGGGGAGGTTCCAAAGATATCTGGAACTGTTAAATTGTGTGGGACGATGGCTTATGTCTCCCAATCACCTTGGATACAGAGCGGTAAGATTCAAGAAAACATACTGTTCGGCAAGGAAATGGATGCCGAGAAGTATGACAAAGTCCTCGAAGCATGCTCCTTGAAGAAGGACTTAGAGATTCTTCCCTTTGGAGACCAGACTGTCATTGGAGAGAGAGGCATCAATTTGAGTGGCGGGCAGAAGCAGAGGGTGCAACTTGCTCGTGCTTTATACCAAGATGCCGACATCTATTTGTTAGATGATCCATTCAGTGCTGTTGATGCCCACACAGGATCCCATCTCTTCAAG GAGTGTTTGCTTGGGGTTTTAGCTTCCAAAACAGTTGTCTACGTCACACATCAGGTGGAATTTCTACCTTCTGCTGATCTTATCCTG GTTATGAAAGATGGAAAAATTGCACAAGGGGGCAAATACAATGACATACTAAACTCAGGAACTGAGTTTATGGAATTGGTTGGTGCTCATAAGGATGCTTTAGCTGCACTTGAGTCGATGAACCTTGCCAGCAATAGTTTGAGTAGCACCATGGAAGGTGATTCTTCTGACACTGAAGGTAGCACACAGGCTCCTCGTAAAGTAGAGCAGAAGGAAGCACAGAATGGTAAACCAGATGAAGTAGGTACTCAGAAGGGACAACTTGTtcaggaagaagagagggagaaaggCAAAGTTGGGTTTTTGGTCTACTGGAGATACATTACAATGGTATACAAAGGAGCTCTTGTGCCGCCAATATTGCTGGCGCAAATTCTTTTTCAAATCCTTCAGATTGGTAGCAACTACTGGATGGCTTGGGCGGCACCTGTATCAAAAGATGAAGAACCTCATGTGAATAGCGCAGTGCTTATCTATGTCTACATTGCATTGGCTCTTGGGAGCGCTTTCTGTATCCTCATTAGATCTCTACTTCTGGTAACAGCCGGGTATAAGACGGCAACACTGCTGTTCAACAAAATGCACAGGTGCATATTCCGTGCTCCCATGTCATTCTTTGATTCAACTCCAACTGGGCGCATTTTAAACAGG GCATCGACTGATCAAAATGAAGTAGATACAGGCATTCCTTTCCAAATTGGTGCCTTTGCATTCTCAATTATACAGCTTTTGGGGATCATTGCAGTCATGTCACAGGTTGCATGGCAAGTTTTTATCGTCTTTATTCCTGTGATTGCAGCTTGCATTTGGTATCAG CAATATTACATTGATACCGCGCGGGAACTAGCAAGGTTGGTCGGGGTGTGCAAAGCTCCCATCATACAACATTTTGCTGAATCAATGTCAGGATCGATGACAATTAGAAGTTTTGGCCATGAATCAAGATTTGTAGGTACTAACTTCCATCTGAATGATGAGTACTCTCGACCCAAGTTTTATAATGCTGGTGCAAGGGAGTGGCTCTGCTTTCGTTTGGATATGTTATCATCACTTACTTTTGCCTTCTCATTAGTATTTTTGATTTCCGTGCCAAAAGGTGTAATCGATCCAG GCATTGCTGGCCTTGCAGTGACATACGGGCTTAATCTGAATATGCTACAAGCCTGGGTCATATGGACTCTCTGCAATCTCGAGAACAAAATCATATCTGTAGAGAGGATTCTGCAATATACTAGCATTCCTAGTGAACCACCTGTTACTATTGAAGCAAACAGACCAGATTGTAACTGGCCATCAAGGGGAGAAGTAGACCTTCGTGACCTGCAG GTTCGTTATGGCCCACACATGCCTTTTGTGTTAAGGGGTCTCACTTGCACATTCCCTGGTGGAATGAAGACTGGCATTGTTGGAAGAACTGGCAGTGGGAAATCTACCCTAATACAGACACTCTTCCGCATCATTGATCCTACTGTCGGTCAGATATTTATAGATGGCATTAACATTTCAACAATCGGACTGCATGACTTAAGATCTAGACTAAGCATTATTCCACAAGACCCAACCATGTTTGAGGGAACCGTGCGTAGCAACCTTGACCCTCTTGAAGAGTACACTGATGAACAAATATGGGAG GCCTTAGATTGCTGTCAGCTTGGAGAAGAAGTTAGGAAGAAAGAATTAAAGCTCGACTCTGCAG TCACTGAAAATGGCGAGAATTGGAGTGTCGGTCAGCGCCAGCTTGTCTGTTTAGGTCGGGTGATTTTGAAAAAAAGCAAGGTCTTGGTCCTCGATGAAGCGACTGCTTCGGTGGATACTGCAACTGATAGCCTAATTCAGAAAACCCTGCGGCAGCAGTTTTCGGAATCCACTGTCGTAACAATAGCACATCGGATAACATCTGTTCTTGATAGTGATTTTGTCTTGCTTCTCGATAATG GAGTGATCGTGGAACATGACATCCCAACTAGATTATTAGAAAACAAGTCATCTTTATTTGCAAATCTTGTTTCTGAATATACCATGAGGTCAAGTTCAAGTTTTGAGAGACCGAGCAATGGATGA